In the genome of Dermatophagoides farinae isolate YC_2012a chromosome 4, ASM2471394v1, whole genome shotgun sequence, the window TGAACAAACATCGATTGTTGGTGTAGAAATTAACGAATGGTATGACCGCGCAGCCAAATTCAACGATATGACCATTCTGATTGGCCGTCTGTTGACACGTTTAACATTCTGTAAAAATCGTTCTCTGCTATATGAGCTCTATCCTTATGTTTGGGATATCAAAGGAGTGATTTCATTGCTCAATTCATATGTCAAATGGATCGGTAAGTGTTGTATAGGACACACAAACACTTCTTCCATTCTATTTTCTTTGGATGGCGGTggtcaatttaaaattctttgaaaaacACTTATTTCGCGATTCATTTTGTTACTGTCtcgttctctctctctctctctctctctctctctctatctctctcacTCACCTGTCCCTTGATATAGCACTCGGCCGAGTTCCGGTGACAAACTTTTTCCAACCACTTGGGTTGTTTCCCGCAACTTTCACATgtatgacaatcatcatttattgatggctcatttatatataggaACACCAGTTGATCTTTCTCGCCACTCCCCGTGCATGCTTaatagttttttcttttttttttttaatttcattcctAGTCATTTGCTTATAATGCATTGTTAATTGTATTCGTATTGTTCTAACCCTATGTAATTTTTATCGCTCgtttgtatttatttatagGGTTTTCCAAAGGATATAAAGAAGCATTTCAAAGCGGTGAACAAGAACCGTGGTTATTTCGTGGTGGTCTTACTGGTGAACTACAGCGAATGTTACCTGTAGAATCGGTGAGCGATTTATTCCTGTACAAGGCGCCTGATTCACCCACTAGCCGTATATACACAATCCGTCCCTATCTGCCAAGTGATGTGCAATCGGTGTACGAAGTGTGTTTTAAAAATTACGATCGCCACATCTATCTAGAAGATCAGGATGAATTGGTTGGGGATAAATTAATCGGTGGTTTTCTTACACTCAGTCCTGAATATTGTTTCGTTGTCGAAGATGATGTCCGTCTATGTGGCTATGCTTTGGCCGTGTTGGATGCTAAAAAATTCTTCGCCAAACTACAAGTCTCATGGATACctgaattgttgaaaaagtATCCATTGACATCAAACGACTCATTGGTGGTGGCCGAACGTCGATCGCTAAAGGAAAAATATGTGGGCCAATTTGTGGACGAAATGCATAACCAATgcaagcaacaacaattttccGATCCTGAAGAAATATTcacaaattattcatcattactaTCATTGGCTGTCATGGCCAATATCATCGATCTAAGCGTACCAAAACGGATGCTCACCTGTGTGATTGCTGCACTCAAAGCAAATGGTTTGTACCTTTGTAAATGATTCACATTTTTCATATgacaacattttcaatgatctAGGGTCGAAAGGCTTGTATTGTCGATTAGCAGCAAACGATAAGAAAACCATCGACTTTTATCTGAAGCTAGGATTTCATACAATCAGTCTGACCAACTCGATCGctaccaatgatgatatctATGTGGGACGAATCATCTAgcccatcatcattcattcagttccTTCACCCCATATATGAGCCATACACAGATGTACAAACGTTTTTTGGTGATATAAATCTCTAATATTTTGGGTGATATCCTCTCGCATGCCCCCTTTCCCCATTCTCCATTACTATTTCTATATTTCTATTCTATAATTAATACATAGACACACTGACGAAAACCGAAATTGAATGACCgataaatattaataattgatatttcaataaatatataataataaatatagtAAGGGGTTagaaattatgattattttaatcaatgaatggatttgattatgcataataatgattgattgatgaattgttGTGTATGGAtggattttatcattatgatgatgatgatgagtggaTGCAGTATCACATGATACCAATGATCTTATAAGTCAAGCCGGAATAAGTGGATGTGGTCGCTTTGTTTAGCTgatttcgattcgatttagGTTTGGACggtgagaaacaaaaacagccaGCACTCATACGACGTCGTTTATAACTTTTCGGATTCTGTTGCCATTCTCGTTCACGAACGCAGCGTTCAAAGTAATCTAGCTCTTTCAGGTACCATACTGGTGGCCATCGATTTCGGTTTAAGTAGGCTTGATTTTCCGGATGTAACGATCGTAATAGCTTTGTGTGATTATGGCAGATATCATTGTAATGTGTGGTGATGTAATGAAAACAGAATTCTGTCAATTGATCTGCGTTATGTATCTGCGATGGTTCCAGTAATCGAATTACGGCCGGTGTTATAtccgttttttgtttttcacacATACACGACAGTTCATTAACGACACATTCTTCGATTAAACCAATAAGGCGTGTGAGACAAAAACGATTAGCAAGTTCGATTAGTGGAAGGCAATTTTTATGGTTAATGCAATCGACCAACATATCGGTGTAAATGTAAAAAAGCATACTGTAGAATGTATCCTTGGCAACATTCGGAAACACTATCTGCACATTGTGAAAAACagttaatcatcatcaaattatgcATCAattaaacaatcaaaacacTTACTATTTGAGCAAGACTTTCACGAAAATCACCTTTGAACATGGCTTCCATCACTTCACATCTGGCCATAAGAACAGCTTTATGGCCATAACAAGTACCATCGTCCAATCGAAATATGACATctttacaaaacaaaacagtgTCACAAAGAAACAATAACGACTAAAATAATTTACTAAAATACCAACCGGAAAAGAGTCCTTTTTCGATAccaaaaaaagcaaaacgTTTTGCAAATATATCATATTTGCTCGTTTCAATATAATGTTGCATGTTGGGAATAAAATTATCTAGCGAAAGGATGGACATATCGAAATCGACAAAATCCAAATAAGATAAACATTTGTATAGATCATTCAGTTGACCATAAGTAAATGGctttgtcgtcgttgtgaatgaatagagCAACGAAATGTATGTATTCAATGCTTCGAATGGAATGTTATCACCAAATGATATGATCGATTGACGAGTCGATCTTAGACTAGTACCATCTAAACGTGCTTGTCGAACATGTTTATATATAGTGACAAGTTTCTGctgaaacaatttcaatcgatGTTTCGATTGCTGAAATCGATTGTATGAGAAAAGTTTCTGCTTGCTGAACGAATGTTTGAACAATTTGGATGCATCGAAACTAAGTAACGGAAATAGCGAGGCACTGAGTACGTATTTAAGATGATTCCAACGAACATCCAATAGACTGTCATCAACAAACGGTTTCGGTTCATGTTTATCCAGGTCGTCCACCGAACTGGCTATGCTTATATCACTAGCACATCTGGTCAACCGTTTAGTTGTGGCTGGAGCGGATGCTATAACCGAATCTATGCACGTTCCAAAATGAGCTTTACATCGATTATAGGGTGGAAAAGTGAACAATGTGTTCAACATATCAGACGCTGTGATCAAAACGATTTTGTGGCAGTTGATGCTGGCCTTGCTGGCCGTATGGTTAACAAACACAACATCCGTATAAGCTTGTCGGTTGAGCAACGATCTAATATCTAGGCCATAAGTCGATGCTGGAACT includes:
- the RhoBTB gene encoding rho-related BTB domain containing isoform X3 codes for the protein MRMDYEQSHQELVKCVVVGDTAVGKTRLICAKACNLILDLSQLMTTHIPTVWAIDQYRIHKEVLERSWEVVDGVNVSLRLWDTFGDHDKDRRFAYGRSDVVLLCFSIANPLSLRNCKTVWYPEIRKFCPNTPIVLVGCKNDLRYMFRDEQFQNLCRERSPFFRPLKECDILSPEQGRNMAKEINASYYETSVFTGYGVKQVFENVIRSALIARRQQRFLMTSLKHVRDCLLQEPFLPPKPQLSQLVVPASTYGLDIRSLLNRQAYTDVVFVNHTASKASINCHKIVLITASDMLNTLFTFPPYNRCKAHFGTCIDSVIASAPATTKRLTRCASDISIASSVDDLDKHEPKPFVDDSLLDVRWNHLKYVLSASLFPLLSFDASKLFKHSFSKQKLFSYNRFQQSKHRLKLFQQKLVTIYKHVRQARLDGTSLRSTRQSIISFGDNIPFEALNTYISLLYSFTTTTKPFTYGQLNDLYKCLSYLDFVDFDMSILSLDNFIPNMQHYIETSKYDIFAKRFAFFGIEKGLFSDVIFRLDDGTCYGHKAVLMARCEVMEAMFKGDFRESLAQIVMFPNVAKDTFYSMLFYIYTDMLVDCINHKNCLPLIELANRFCLTRLIGLIEECVVNELSCMCEKQKTDITPAVIRLLEPSQIHNADQLTEFCFHYITTHYNDICHNHTKLLRSLHPENQAYLNRNRWPPVWYLKELDYFERCVREREWQQNPKSYKRRRMSAGCFCFSPSKPKSNRNQLNKATTSTYSGLTYKIIGIM
- the RhoBTB gene encoding rho-related BTB domain containing isoform X1; this encodes MRMDYEQSHQELVKCVVVGDTAVGKTRLICAKACNLILDLSQLMTTHIPTVWAIDQYRIHKEVLERSWEVVDGVNVSLRLWDTFGDHDKDRRFAYGRSDVVLLCFSIANPLSLRNCKTVWYPEIRKFCPNTPIVLVGCKNDLRYMFRDEQFQNLCRERSPFFRVNHLCCRFPECGRPLKECDILSPEQGRNMAKEINASYYETSVFTGYGVKQVFENVIRSALIARRQQRFLMTSLKHVRDCLLQEPFLPPKPQLSQLVVPASTYGLDIRSLLNRQAYTDVVFVNHTASKASINCHKIVLITASDMLNTLFTFPPYNRCKAHFGTCIDSVIASAPATTKRLTRCASDISIASSVDDLDKHEPKPFVDDSLLDVRWNHLKYVLSASLFPLLSFDASKLFKHSFSKQKLFSYNRFQQSKHRLKLFQQKLVTIYKHVRQARLDGTSLRSTRQSIISFGDNIPFEALNTYISLLYSFTTTTKPFTYGQLNDLYKCLSYLDFVDFDMSILSLDNFIPNMQHYIETSKYDIFAKRFAFFGIEKGLFSDVIFRLDDGTCYGHKAVLMARCEVMEAMFKGDFRESLAQIIVFPNVAKDTFYSMLFYIYTDMLVDCINHKNCLPLIELANRFCLTRLIGLIEECVVNELSCMCEKQKTDITPAVIRLLEPSQIHNADQLTEFCFHYITTHYNDICHNHTKLLRSLHPENQAYLNRNRWPPVWYLKELDYFERCVREREWQQNPKSYKRRRMSAGCFCFSPSKPKSNRNQLNKATTSTYSGLTYKIIGIM
- the RhoBTB gene encoding rho-related BTB domain containing isoform X2 is translated as MRMDYEQSHQELVKCVVVGDTAVGKTRLICAKACNLILDLSQLMTTHIPTVWAIDQYRIHKEVLERSWEVVDGVNVSLRLWDTFGDHDKDRRFAYGRSDVVLLCFSIANPLSLRNCKTVWYPEIRKFCPNTPIVLVGCKNDLRYMFRDEQFQNLCRERSPFFRPLKECDILSPEQGRNMAKEINASYYETSVFTGYGVKQVFENVIRSALIARRQQRFLMTSLKHVRDCLLQEPFLPPKPQLSQLVVPASTYGLDIRSLLNRQAYTDVVFVNHTASKASINCHKIVLITASDMLNTLFTFPPYNRCKAHFGTCIDSVIASAPATTKRLTRCASDISIASSVDDLDKHEPKPFVDDSLLDVRWNHLKYVLSASLFPLLSFDASKLFKHSFSKQKLFSYNRFQQSKHRLKLFQQKLVTIYKHVRQARLDGTSLRSTRQSIISFGDNIPFEALNTYISLLYSFTTTTKPFTYGQLNDLYKCLSYLDFVDFDMSILSLDNFIPNMQHYIETSKYDIFAKRFAFFGIEKGLFSDVIFRLDDGTCYGHKAVLMARCEVMEAMFKGDFRESLAQIIVFPNVAKDTFYSMLFYIYTDMLVDCINHKNCLPLIELANRFCLTRLIGLIEECVVNELSCMCEKQKTDITPAVIRLLEPSQIHNADQLTEFCFHYITTHYNDICHNHTKLLRSLHPENQAYLNRNRWPPVWYLKELDYFERCVREREWQQNPKSYKRRRMSAGCFCFSPSKPKSNRNQLNKATTSTYSGLTYKIIGIM